The proteins below are encoded in one region of Stieleria sp. JC731:
- a CDS encoding glycosyltransferase family 4 protein codes for MSWQITNSNPAEGLSQSDDPRVQDGPPGPTDSIYVDSAMYGSARDLEGSMYALNVQGNPLAPEARVFYQEAESFSPDSRIFYPEAQAFSPDSYIFYPEAQAFSPDSRVFYPEAQAFQLESNVFYQEAPFLHEQGYPPYPNTELAQGPILAQPAMYLRSAMYVQSSMYSGQTFAAEGAGIQRTTIYSPKLIESKGLKTKPGQSDHDESWPIGRPLRIAHLNAALIPAGIEYWLASLARYSNPARLQFLRSVVVTNWVDPRQISRMGMPVEIGGRESVMRAAKDCDIMLISDPGPRSHEVCQWLKESPPPISIFIAHGDADYTRDRLSKVGEAVDHIIAVTEHVREEVCEGWPVSVVLNGVDPHRLVRTQPRSVSREALGFSDDDFVVGFVGRFSEEKNPDLVLSALARLPRQCKALLIGYGPMRDSLLEQAMKRLPGRFVITEGNGDLGDYYASMDTFVMPSRFEGYGLVAMEAMMAGVPVIGTPYGMVADLITDGVNGAVVAPDAGEIAAAIEKLRSFPTYRNAIIQGGIELAEKYGYASEMARGYEDLLSKLWLKRKAASDANR; via the coding sequence ATGTCCTGGCAAATCACAAACAGTAATCCGGCTGAAGGTCTATCGCAATCCGACGACCCTAGAGTCCAGGACGGCCCCCCAGGGCCAACGGATTCCATCTATGTGGACTCGGCAATGTATGGCTCCGCAAGAGACCTAGAAGGATCGATGTATGCCTTGAATGTTCAAGGAAATCCGCTCGCTCCAGAAGCTCGCGTGTTCTACCAGGAAGCAGAATCATTTTCTCCTGACTCCCGGATTTTCTATCCTGAAGCTCAAGCGTTTTCTCCGGACTCATACATTTTCTACCCCGAAGCTCAAGCCTTTTCGCCAGACTCGAGAGTCTTCTATCCGGAGGCTCAGGCATTTCAACTGGAATCGAATGTCTTTTACCAAGAGGCCCCCTTCCTGCATGAACAAGGCTACCCGCCGTACCCGAATACCGAGCTAGCTCAGGGACCAATTTTGGCACAACCGGCGATGTATCTTCGATCGGCAATGTATGTCCAATCTTCGATGTACTCGGGTCAGACGTTCGCGGCGGAAGGTGCGGGTATCCAACGAACAACCATCTACTCCCCCAAGCTCATCGAGTCGAAAGGTTTAAAAACCAAACCGGGGCAATCCGATCATGACGAAAGCTGGCCCATCGGTCGACCGCTGCGGATCGCCCACCTAAATGCCGCATTGATTCCTGCCGGAATCGAATACTGGCTGGCGTCCCTGGCGCGCTACAGCAACCCCGCGCGTTTGCAATTTTTGCGAAGTGTCGTCGTGACCAACTGGGTCGACCCACGACAGATCTCAAGAATGGGTATGCCGGTGGAAATCGGAGGCCGCGAAAGCGTGATGCGGGCTGCCAAAGATTGCGACATCATGCTTATCTCGGACCCTGGACCAAGATCGCATGAAGTCTGCCAATGGCTCAAAGAGTCGCCTCCGCCAATCTCCATCTTCATTGCGCATGGCGATGCCGACTACACCCGCGACCGCCTATCGAAAGTCGGCGAAGCGGTCGACCATATCATTGCGGTCACCGAACACGTGCGAGAAGAGGTCTGCGAAGGCTGGCCGGTTTCTGTGGTCCTCAATGGCGTCGATCCACACCGACTGGTACGGACGCAGCCACGTTCGGTTTCGCGTGAAGCCTTGGGCTTTTCTGACGATGACTTTGTCGTCGGCTTTGTCGGTCGGTTCAGTGAAGAAAAGAATCCCGATCTAGTCCTCAGCGCGCTTGCCAGGCTTCCACGCCAATGCAAAGCCCTTCTGATCGGTTATGGGCCGATGCGTGATAGCCTGCTCGAACAGGCCATGAAACGTTTGCCTGGGCGGTTCGTCATCACTGAAGGAAATGGCGACCTGGGCGACTACTATGCATCGATGGATACCTTTGTGATGCCGTCTCGGTTTGAAGGCTATGGGTTGGTCGCCATGGAAGCCATGATGGCCGGCGTTCCGGTCATCGGCACCCCATACGGCATGGTCGCCGACCTGATCACCGATGGTGTCAACGGTGCCGTGGTCGCACCGGATGCCGGCGAAATCGCAGCCGCGATCGAAAAACTTAGATCGTTTCCGACGTACCGAAACGCGATCATTCAAGGCGGTATCGAGCTAGCCGAGAAATATGGCTACGCCAGCGAGATGGCCCGAGGATACGAGGACCTACTTTCCAAACTTTGGCTCAAACGAAAGGCGGCAAGCGATGCCAATCGGTAG
- a CDS encoding serine/threonine-protein kinase has product MSEPIDESENSRLEQSDDFDLQSRAHSTQHSSPLSPATSGLDEGSERTKVVKPDKYKRPTRMPVDLEPAQREDSIGRLGHYEILNIVGYGGMGVVARAFDEQLHRNVAIKVMSERLTTSERAQKRFLREARAAASVNHPNVVTIHAVAEKDGAPYLVMEFVEGQTLTDRITQDSPMGYEDVLRIGAQIASGLAAAHRHGIIHRDIKPGNVMLEDNIERVKLSDFGLARLLVENSDLTSLGDMVGTPSYMSPEQVEGEELTEASDLFSLGCVLYAMFHGRSPFHAGSSYASAARVRSFAPPPVSSFIDGIPPEFDQLMTTLLAKNPKGRPKSAQQVADLLLSWSAHSHQQRLTSFHLPVPLPRRSLSSVLHSDRWLRSFSAVLLVLACLAIGLAGWKWNQGDSPGNTSSTSPISLSEDPLEDGIINVDLIGGEVSSLREAIALATPGTTIRIGPGTHQGPFDITDRERLEGLKLIGSSGARLEGPLASPVVRVVDVANVTIDGLTISASDVQMGLHVSGNCPGLVVQNSQLQAKSTESHGCELVRFDFGASGTDESPMQIHHCEFDAGAVGIVVGSHDVSEAPVQHVLVHQNHLRNDESHYGIPMVIQGQVRSVLVERNWMSQGEAGFSFRFPVAQCAQQINVRYNTFADVDIAMFLNDSELDQDVRFDDNLIADATTCQTISGNVDRYFQWCAENQWVETRSILQPAIREYFTIMKPDEFKSLDKDSPDYLVPIESKSKNISGVYAQAR; this is encoded by the coding sequence ATGAGTGAACCAATCGACGAATCAGAAAACTCCCGTTTGGAACAAAGTGACGACTTTGATTTGCAGTCCCGCGCACACTCAACTCAGCATTCCAGCCCCCTCTCTCCCGCAACATCGGGCCTAGACGAAGGAAGCGAACGCACAAAAGTCGTCAAACCGGACAAGTACAAACGGCCCACGCGGATGCCAGTCGACTTGGAACCGGCTCAGCGAGAAGATTCCATTGGACGTTTAGGGCACTACGAGATCCTAAATATTGTCGGCTACGGCGGCATGGGTGTTGTCGCTCGAGCCTTTGATGAGCAATTGCATCGCAATGTTGCCATCAAAGTCATGTCCGAACGGTTGACCACAAGCGAACGAGCCCAAAAACGTTTTCTGCGCGAAGCTCGCGCGGCCGCAAGCGTTAATCACCCAAACGTCGTCACCATTCACGCCGTTGCCGAAAAAGACGGCGCACCGTATTTGGTGATGGAGTTTGTTGAAGGACAAACGCTGACCGATCGAATCACGCAAGATTCGCCGATGGGCTATGAGGATGTGCTGCGCATCGGGGCGCAAATCGCTTCCGGACTCGCTGCCGCGCATCGCCACGGCATCATCCATCGTGACATCAAGCCCGGCAATGTCATGCTGGAAGACAACATCGAGCGGGTCAAATTATCCGACTTTGGCTTGGCGCGTCTGCTTGTCGAGAACTCTGATCTGACCAGCCTTGGTGACATGGTTGGCACACCTTCATACATGTCGCCTGAACAGGTCGAAGGCGAAGAGCTGACCGAAGCGAGCGACCTATTCAGTCTCGGCTGTGTGTTGTACGCAATGTTCCATGGACGAAGTCCCTTTCACGCCGGGTCGTCGTACGCCAGCGCCGCCCGTGTTCGCAGCTTCGCACCGCCACCGGTGTCGTCATTCATTGATGGGATCCCACCGGAATTTGACCAGTTGATGACAACGCTATTGGCCAAGAATCCCAAGGGACGTCCGAAGTCAGCACAGCAGGTCGCCGATTTGTTGCTCAGCTGGTCCGCTCATTCGCACCAACAACGTTTGACCTCGTTCCATCTCCCTGTGCCTCTTCCGCGGCGATCACTCAGCTCGGTCTTGCATTCCGACCGCTGGCTTCGGTCGTTCTCAGCGGTGCTGCTGGTATTGGCATGTCTGGCAATCGGATTAGCCGGCTGGAAATGGAACCAAGGTGATTCGCCAGGCAACACCTCGTCGACGTCTCCTATTTCACTTTCAGAAGATCCGTTGGAAGATGGAATCATCAACGTTGACTTGATCGGCGGAGAAGTCAGTTCGTTGCGTGAAGCGATCGCGTTGGCGACCCCGGGGACGACGATTCGCATCGGCCCCGGAACTCACCAAGGGCCGTTCGATATCACCGATAGGGAGCGACTTGAAGGATTGAAGTTAATCGGTTCCTCAGGCGCCCGATTAGAAGGCCCTCTCGCAAGCCCTGTCGTCAGGGTTGTCGATGTCGCAAACGTGACCATCGATGGCCTGACAATCTCAGCGAGTGACGTACAAATGGGACTTCACGTCTCCGGCAACTGCCCGGGATTGGTCGTGCAGAATTCTCAGTTGCAAGCCAAGAGCACCGAATCGCACGGCTGTGAACTTGTACGGTTTGACTTCGGGGCGTCCGGTACCGACGAATCACCGATGCAGATTCATCACTGTGAATTTGATGCCGGTGCAGTCGGAATTGTGGTCGGATCGCACGACGTGTCAGAAGCTCCCGTTCAGCATGTTCTCGTCCATCAAAACCATCTTCGCAATGATGAGAGCCACTACGGAATTCCGATGGTGATCCAAGGCCAGGTTCGTTCGGTGCTCGTCGAACGAAATTGGATGTCGCAAGGTGAAGCCGGATTTAGCTTCCGATTTCCAGTGGCTCAATGCGCCCAACAAATCAATGTCCGATACAACACATTCGCAGACGTTGACATAGCGATGTTTCTAAACGACTCTGAGCTCGATCAAGACGTCCGCTTCGATGACAACTTGATTGCCGATGCGACCACGTGTCAAACAATCAGCGGAAACGTGGACCGGTATTTTCAGTGGTGCGCAGAAAATCAATGGGTTGAAACCCGGTCAATTCTGCAACCGGCGATTCGCGAATACTTTACGATCATGAAACCGGATGAATTTAAGTCGCTCGACAAAGACTCACCCGATTATTTAGTCCCGATCGAATCTAAAAGTAAGAATATTTCGGGCGTCTACGCGCAAGCTCGTTAG
- a CDS encoding serine/threonine-protein kinase, with protein MNLRQKKLPIAALERIDDRCAEFERLWQADQPPTIESILSDDVSESEHDVLLAELVVLEIDYRRRRGDRPTKQEYLERFPEQADALGDALEEDEKPARPFAPPTIARMADLFPNLEIIDLLGAGGMGSVYKARQKGLDRLVALKVLPEEFSHDVKFALRFTREARTLAKLNHPNIVSVFEFGKVEDTYYFLMEFVDGSTLRDIVAGGQLAPEQALQIVPHLCDALQYAHDQGVIHRDIKPENILMSKEGSVKIADFGLSRILGNENQVTDLTATHQVMGTPRYMAPEQFEGAHGVDHRADIYSLGVVFYEMLTGELPIGRFAAPSRKVHIDVRLDEVVLRTLEKEPQRRYQRASQIKSDIESISSIGDVSLAPTMDLDGADLSYDSGSAIRSSADDLKHQTLAAQLFLTRRELMERVKATLRPLFRWQLVQIFVGVLIIVLGAQCWARNTHVMPRLICGVTLHVYGMLVIAAGAAVCTRLNRIDYSEPVEEIGNKLGIARDMYLKVGAVVGFPWWLMWIPATVALGFDIVLEPNSFIPSLILGAIGVVVSYWLYLRVQRDSYPTSNAWRKRFAGQSFADAYSLLDEIDQAQIR; from the coding sequence ATGAATCTTCGCCAGAAAAAACTTCCGATTGCCGCGTTGGAGCGGATCGATGATCGCTGTGCCGAATTTGAACGGCTTTGGCAAGCGGATCAGCCGCCGACAATTGAATCCATCCTGTCGGACGACGTCTCGGAATCCGAACACGATGTTTTGTTGGCTGAGCTGGTAGTCTTGGAGATCGACTATCGCCGTCGACGTGGTGATCGGCCAACCAAGCAAGAGTATTTAGAACGTTTTCCTGAGCAAGCGGACGCGTTGGGTGACGCTCTTGAGGAGGACGAAAAGCCTGCTCGTCCATTTGCACCTCCGACGATTGCCCGGATGGCGGACCTGTTTCCGAATCTGGAGATCATTGATCTTCTCGGTGCTGGAGGCATGGGCTCCGTCTACAAGGCACGTCAAAAAGGACTCGACCGGCTCGTCGCATTGAAGGTGCTTCCGGAAGAGTTTTCGCATGATGTTAAGTTTGCGTTGCGGTTCACCCGCGAAGCACGGACCCTAGCCAAGCTGAACCATCCGAATATCGTCTCCGTTTTCGAATTCGGAAAGGTTGAGGATACCTATTACTTTCTGATGGAGTTTGTTGACGGGTCGACGCTGCGCGACATTGTTGCCGGAGGTCAGTTGGCTCCCGAGCAAGCTCTGCAAATCGTTCCGCACTTGTGTGACGCGTTGCAATACGCGCATGACCAAGGCGTCATTCACCGCGACATCAAACCTGAGAACATTTTGATGTCCAAAGAAGGCAGCGTCAAAATTGCCGACTTTGGCTTGTCACGTATTCTTGGGAATGAGAATCAGGTGACGGACTTGACCGCCACACATCAGGTGATGGGTACGCCTCGGTATATGGCTCCGGAACAATTTGAAGGTGCTCACGGCGTTGACCACCGAGCCGACATCTATTCGTTGGGCGTCGTCTTCTATGAAATGTTGACGGGTGAATTACCGATCGGCCGGTTCGCTGCTCCTTCACGAAAGGTGCATATCGATGTTCGGCTCGATGAGGTCGTGCTGCGAACGCTCGAGAAGGAACCACAGCGACGTTATCAACGGGCAAGTCAGATCAAATCTGATATCGAGTCCATTTCGTCGATCGGTGATGTCTCTTTGGCACCAACGATGGATCTTGATGGAGCGGACCTATCATATGACAGTGGCTCCGCGATTCGGTCTTCGGCCGATGACTTGAAACATCAGACGCTTGCGGCGCAGTTGTTTCTGACACGTCGTGAATTGATGGAACGCGTCAAAGCAACTTTGCGTCCGTTGTTCCGCTGGCAATTGGTGCAAATCTTTGTCGGGGTGTTGATCATCGTTCTTGGAGCACAGTGCTGGGCTCGCAACACGCACGTCATGCCACGATTGATTTGCGGCGTAACACTGCATGTCTATGGAATGCTGGTCATCGCGGCCGGAGCTGCGGTATGCACTCGTTTGAATCGGATCGACTATTCCGAGCCCGTCGAGGAAATCGGCAACAAGCTTGGTATCGCCCGCGATATGTATTTGAAAGTCGGCGCGGTCGTCGGGTTTCCATGGTGGTTGATGTGGATTCCCGCGACTGTGGCGCTAGGTTTCGACATCGTATTGGAACCCAATTCATTTATCCCATCTTTGATTCTTGGGGCGATCGGAGTGGTCGTGTCTTATTGGTTGTACCTGCGTGTTCAACGAGACAGCTATCCGACATCCAACGCTTGGCGGAAACGGTTTGCCGGCCAAAGCTTCGCCGATGCTTACTCCCTTCTTGATGAGATTGATCAAGCACAAATTCGTTAG
- a CDS encoding acyltransferase family protein has translation MSTVIESDVPIQGRSKKHVSQLKKPMQTTSNAFQRRHDLDALRAIAMLLGIVLHAALSFSPIPWTVNDSRQSDFYSVMFAAIHGFRMPLFFMVSGFFTAMLWRRRDLGGLIKQRVKRILLPLLLGCVTIVPAMWAVSYLARMPSPSGSPNASVWEAVVAGDVQRVHDAIHTSEIATDAVSQDGATLLTVSVFLGHTEMVKMLLDEGADIKQRNGDQGTALHSAAFIGRAEEAALLLQAGADPDAKDANGQTPKDLLKIDFGTSNYIASSFGVPLEEETLKAGRAGIAKQLGVDEYLGSGNSDASGLSADAIKALLFQMPVFMHLWFLYFLCWLVAAFVLYAALANSIGGAIKGLKIPKWIVCTPLSLLWLVPLTMLPQSFMSPGIFGPDSSIGLLPIPSVLAYYAVFFFFGAIYWDMDDSGNRLGRHWEICLVVAAVVIFPLGLDLVTGAFGIVTAFADPTTHSTVSGGAQALFTWLMIFGSIGACHRLLSNESKWMRYISDSSYWLYLAHLPLVLLAQWLVKDYAVPSFFKFVGITVLVSVFLLVTYEYGVRYTFIGRMLNGPRSRKEPSTA, from the coding sequence ATGAGCACTGTTATAGAATCCGACGTACCGATTCAGGGGCGATCCAAAAAGCATGTCTCACAGTTAAAGAAGCCCATGCAGACAACTTCAAACGCATTCCAACGGCGGCATGACTTGGACGCACTTCGGGCGATCGCAATGTTGTTGGGCATTGTGCTGCACGCGGCGCTGTCTTTCTCGCCGATCCCTTGGACGGTCAACGATTCGCGGCAGAGCGATTTTTACTCCGTCATGTTTGCCGCGATTCATGGCTTTCGGATGCCATTGTTTTTCATGGTCAGCGGATTCTTTACCGCGATGCTGTGGCGGAGACGTGACCTTGGCGGATTGATCAAGCAACGTGTCAAGCGAATCTTGCTGCCATTGCTACTTGGCTGTGTCACCATTGTGCCGGCGATGTGGGCGGTCAGCTATCTGGCTCGAATGCCATCGCCTTCGGGAAGCCCCAATGCGTCTGTCTGGGAAGCTGTCGTTGCAGGCGATGTCCAGCGTGTCCACGACGCAATCCACACATCAGAAATCGCGACCGACGCTGTCAGCCAGGATGGAGCGACATTGTTGACCGTTTCGGTTTTCTTGGGCCACACCGAGATGGTAAAGATGCTTTTGGACGAAGGTGCTGACATCAAGCAACGAAACGGTGACCAAGGAACGGCGTTACATAGCGCAGCCTTCATCGGACGTGCAGAAGAGGCCGCATTGTTGCTTCAAGCGGGGGCCGACCCCGATGCTAAAGACGCCAACGGACAGACACCAAAGGATCTGCTGAAGATTGATTTTGGAACGTCGAACTACATCGCATCATCGTTCGGCGTGCCACTCGAAGAAGAGACACTGAAAGCAGGTCGAGCAGGCATCGCAAAACAACTTGGTGTGGACGAGTACCTGGGATCGGGAAACAGCGACGCCTCGGGACTTAGTGCAGACGCGATCAAAGCCCTGTTGTTCCAGATGCCCGTCTTTATGCATCTTTGGTTTTTGTACTTTCTGTGCTGGTTGGTCGCCGCATTCGTTCTGTATGCGGCACTAGCGAATTCAATCGGAGGTGCGATCAAAGGATTGAAAATACCGAAGTGGATTGTTTGCACGCCACTTAGCCTGCTATGGCTCGTCCCGTTAACGATGTTGCCACAGTCATTCATGAGTCCTGGAATCTTTGGTCCGGATTCATCGATCGGATTGTTGCCAATCCCTAGCGTGCTCGCATACTACGCGGTGTTCTTTTTCTTCGGTGCGATCTATTGGGACATGGATGACTCGGGAAATCGGCTCGGTCGCCACTGGGAAATCTGCTTGGTTGTCGCTGCCGTTGTGATCTTTCCGCTCGGATTGGATCTGGTGACAGGAGCCTTTGGGATTGTGACCGCATTTGCCGATCCCACCACTCACTCAACTGTGTCGGGGGGCGCACAGGCATTGTTTACATGGCTGATGATTTTCGGATCGATTGGGGCCTGCCATCGGTTGTTATCCAACGAGAGCAAGTGGATGCGTTACATCTCTGACTCTTCGTACTGGCTGTACCTCGCGCACTTGCCGTTGGTGTTGCTGGCGCAGTGGTTGGTCAAAGACTATGCCGTGCCATCGTTTTTCAAGTTCGTAGGAATTACTGTGCTGGTATCGGTGTTCCTATTGGTGACCTACGAATATGGAGTCCGCTACACATTCATCGGAAGGATGCTCAACGGTCCAAGAAGCAGGAAAGAACCCAGCACTGCTTGA
- a CDS encoding suppressor of fused domain protein, translating into MNLPSSNDFEYSNRPGVAIYQAMVEQDDVAKTRQILTDFPRLRRKEGVKLFCHAASYSSPKILEVLCELGANVNEADANRDTPLSWAIRKGNVTNVTWLLEHGAAPNLHSPLYFLSQAQPEEATEILRQFIHFGGDVNQPLKVPGMPTRNALTRAMMDEQPLVVETLRNHGALLPHQADARIKNRTSGEIESDILSHLQKNFGTPLDSDLSEIECQTSGDHVHIGLIPASDEHSTDHSGDMLFTMGLNHLGFELLLDLGNTSRSFSSLSGEQATSWPQDCFATLASRLGDGKIEFNDYAGVIPNGEPPQRFSFDTEFTGWLYGCSENELTRCDFPNGQTFAFYQIFPLYASEISFYRANGSNDFFARLQKIGFPSGIDEGRKAIV; encoded by the coding sequence ATGAATTTGCCAAGTAGTAACGACTTCGAGTATTCCAACCGACCAGGTGTCGCAATCTACCAAGCGATGGTTGAACAAGATGATGTCGCAAAGACACGGCAGATCTTAACTGACTTCCCACGCTTGCGAAGAAAGGAGGGGGTGAAACTCTTCTGCCACGCGGCGAGTTACTCGAGTCCCAAAATTCTCGAAGTGCTATGTGAACTCGGTGCGAATGTTAATGAAGCAGACGCTAATCGTGACACGCCATTGTCTTGGGCTATCCGGAAGGGCAACGTCACTAATGTGACATGGTTGCTAGAACATGGAGCTGCCCCGAACTTGCATTCACCTCTATATTTTTTGTCGCAGGCACAACCAGAAGAGGCGACTGAAATCCTGCGTCAATTCATTCACTTTGGTGGCGACGTTAATCAGCCGCTAAAAGTGCCGGGCATGCCCACTAGAAACGCATTGACGCGTGCAATGATGGATGAGCAACCACTTGTGGTCGAGACGCTTCGAAACCACGGTGCCCTTCTACCACATCAAGCAGACGCCAGGATCAAAAACCGCACCTCGGGCGAAATTGAATCCGACATCTTGAGCCACCTCCAAAAAAACTTTGGCACTCCGCTGGACAGTGATCTGTCAGAAATCGAATGCCAGACGAGCGGCGATCACGTACACATCGGATTGATCCCGGCAAGTGACGAGCACAGCACGGATCACAGCGGTGACATGTTGTTTACGATGGGTTTAAACCATCTTGGATTCGAGCTACTGCTGGACTTGGGGAACACTTCGAGATCTTTTTCGAGTCTTTCCGGCGAGCAAGCGACTTCATGGCCACAGGATTGCTTTGCCACACTCGCATCACGCCTCGGCGATGGCAAGATTGAGTTCAATGACTACGCCGGAGTCATCCCGAATGGCGAACCGCCACAGCGATTCTCGTTCGACACAGAATTCACGGGATGGCTGTACGGATGTAGTGAAAATGAGCTAACACGCTGTGACTTTCCCAATGGGCAAACGTTCGCGTTCTATCAGATCTTTCCACTTTACGCGTCCGAGATCTCGTTCTATCGAGCAAACGGCTCCAACGATTTCTTTGCCCGACTTCAGAAAATTGGATTTCCCTCTGGAATTGACGAAGGTCGCAAGGCAATCGTCTGA
- a CDS encoding 5'-nucleotidase, lipoprotein e(P4) family, giving the protein MLSPVKRYCLPLLIVTVVGLASNVANGQTADVKADYRYAAITWLQKSAEYRLLTEQIYRAASFQLQMGLQDPHWSADEVQLASGRFQNKPPAIILDCDETVLDNSSYNARNIVDGKEYSTDEWNEWCDERKAKAIPGSVDFVNAAEKLGVKVFFITNRRDVVKVATIANLRALGFPASEDTVLTRNDDQNRGKDKVSRRAMVAKGHRIVLLIGDNMSDLCGGLHEKSDDSTDATETRNAISQTKQALLGSRWVMLPNPAYGDWQQALPEGDAALDLQR; this is encoded by the coding sequence ATGTTGAGTCCTGTTAAGCGGTATTGTTTGCCGTTGTTGATTGTTACCGTTGTCGGCTTGGCGTCTAATGTAGCGAACGGACAAACGGCCGATGTGAAAGCGGATTATCGGTATGCCGCGATCACCTGGCTGCAAAAGTCGGCTGAATATCGTTTGTTGACCGAGCAGATCTATCGGGCCGCTTCATTCCAGTTGCAGATGGGTTTGCAGGATCCCCACTGGTCAGCCGATGAGGTACAGCTAGCGAGCGGACGGTTTCAGAACAAGCCGCCAGCGATCATTCTTGATTGTGATGAGACCGTACTTGATAACTCTTCCTACAACGCTCGAAACATCGTCGACGGCAAAGAGTATTCGACGGATGAGTGGAATGAGTGGTGCGACGAACGAAAAGCGAAGGCGATTCCAGGATCCGTTGACTTTGTAAACGCTGCCGAAAAGCTTGGTGTGAAAGTCTTTTTCATTACCAACAGGCGTGACGTCGTCAAAGTGGCCACGATCGCTAACCTGCGTGCCCTTGGTTTTCCTGCATCGGAAGACACAGTTTTGACCAGAAATGACGATCAGAATCGGGGGAAAGACAAAGTCTCACGCCGCGCGATGGTCGCAAAAGGCCATCGAATTGTTCTCTTGATCGGGGACAATATGTCGGACCTTTGTGGCGGACTTCATGAGAAAAGCGACGACAGTACTGATGCGACCGAAACCAGGAATGCAATCTCGCAAACGAAGCAAGCTTTGCTGGGTAGTCGTTGGGTCATGCTTCCAAACCCAGCTTACGGAGACTGGCAGCAAGCTTTGCCCGAGGGTGACGCGGCGCTCGACCTACAGCGATAA
- a CDS encoding DinB family protein yields the protein MKSRKGEIEMNALEIVRLNLEMNQMHVAFFEDMRDAAMTQPTSSGGNHPLWVLGHLALVDASFRSMITGEANSLQHWSSLFGAGTTPSSDPSTYPAFDDVMAEYHRQRAQLIALLDDVDESFLEQPLKLPPDGMSEEMIQQFFPNVAKTLLLVANHHAFHCGQVADARRAAGRAPMFM from the coding sequence GTGAAATCACGCAAAGGTGAAATTGAAATGAATGCTTTGGAAATCGTCCGGCTAAATCTTGAAATGAATCAGATGCATGTCGCTTTCTTTGAAGACATGCGAGATGCGGCTATGACACAGCCGACCAGTTCTGGTGGCAACCATCCGCTTTGGGTACTTGGGCATTTGGCTCTTGTCGATGCAAGCTTTCGCTCAATGATCACGGGCGAAGCAAACTCTTTGCAACATTGGTCTTCATTGTTTGGAGCAGGGACGACACCGTCATCCGATCCATCAACCTACCCTGCGTTTGATGACGTGATGGCGGAGTACCATCGGCAGCGGGCACAGTTGATTGCACTGCTTGACGATGTCGACGAATCGTTTTTGGAGCAGCCGCTAAAGTTGCCACCCGATGGCATGTCCGAAGAAATGATTCAGCAGTTCTTTCCAAACGTAGCGAAGACGCTGTTGCTCGTCGCCAACCATCATGCATTTCACTGCGGACAGGTTGCCGATGCACGCCGAGCTGCCGGAAGAGCTCCCATGTTCATGTAG
- a CDS encoding VOC family protein, whose amino-acid sequence MAGSKIALCIWFDGQAEEAANFYTSLFPDSEVEYVMRSPIDWPGGKVGDVLLVGFSIAGQKYQALNGGPQQEFNERISISVSCEDQAEVDRYWDALTANGGSEIMCGWLKDKFGVRWQIVPEPFTAMLLEGDDQCRKRAMDAMGAMKKLDLAQLRSAFEG is encoded by the coding sequence ATGGCCGGTTCAAAGATCGCACTCTGCATCTGGTTTGACGGTCAGGCTGAGGAAGCTGCAAACTTTTACACGTCGTTGTTTCCTGATTCGGAAGTTGAGTACGTGATGCGATCGCCGATCGATTGGCCTGGCGGAAAAGTTGGGGATGTTTTGTTAGTTGGGTTTTCGATCGCAGGGCAAAAATATCAGGCACTCAATGGAGGCCCACAGCAGGAGTTCAACGAACGAATCTCCATCTCGGTTTCATGCGAGGATCAAGCAGAAGTCGACCGCTACTGGGATGCATTAACCGCCAACGGCGGCAGTGAGATTATGTGCGGCTGGCTGAAGGACAAGTTTGGCGTCCGTTGGCAGATCGTCCCAGAACCCTTCACCGCGATGCTTTTGGAGGGCGACGATCAATGTCGTAAGCGGGCAATGGACGCGATGGGAGCCATGAAGAAGCTGGATCTAGCCCAACTTCGGTCCGCGTTTGAGGGGTAG